The nucleotide sequence GCACTGCAGGAAGGCCCAGTAAAAGCAGTTCCCCACACCAGAGGTCACCTGGAGGGTCGGGGCTGTGTCTGGGACCTCTCCTGAATGAGGGCATAAACGTGGGTGTGAGGACAATTCCCACCTGTGCCCAACatgctgccccccccccccccccaccacagAGGTGCCCACCTGAGGGCAGGTACCCCCCGTTAGGACAGGGAGTTGAGGAAGTGGCTCTCCCCTGCCAACGTGCTCAGCATGGAGCTCATGTCCCCCACTGCCATGTTGGCACCCCCAGATGAGGACAACAAGAGCCCCCCAGCCGGGCTGGGGGGTCCAGGCAGTGCTGCGGGGGTCTCCACGTCCTCCACAATGGCAGCAAAGTCAAGGTGCGTGTTCTCCAGGTCCAGTGAGTCCAGGCTATTGGCTACCTGCTCCCCGGAGTCCAGGTAGTAACAGGAGGTGCCCCTGAGTCCCTCTGGGCCATAGTGCCCGCTCCCCCCACAGCTCGCTGCCCCCTGGCCCAGCAGCTTGTGCCCACCTTTGCCCCCCTGCCCATGGGAGCCCTGCCCTGGGTAGTACAGAGAGAGGTTCCCGGGCCCCTCGGGCATGGGGCGGGTGGGGGGCAAGCGTGGCAGGCGCCGGGCGTTGGCATCCACCCCCTCGTAGCcatgccctggctgtgccaggctgctcgGGTAGCTCAGGCTGGGTTGGTGGCCCGGTGGTTTTGGTCCACCTGGAGGATGCGGCATCATCTCGGGGCTGAAGCAGGGGGGgctcaggaggtgctggggttCTGCCAAGCTCTGCAGATGATCTGGTTTGGGTTGGTAACCGCAGTATCTGGGGCTGAGGCACGGCGGGGCCAGCATAGCctggcactgcccgggctcGCTGCCCAGCCCCACGCGAGCCACACTCCCCTTGGAGGGGGGCTGCTCCCCCCACATCAGCGCCTGCTGTGCCTCCACGTAGTTCCGGACCATCACTTCTTTGGTCTGCAGGGTGGGGGTCTGGGCTCTGCGGGCGCCCGGGCTGGCGATGCCCATGTACCCGCCCGGGGCCGGTCCCGTAGGGGGGTACCCGCCCGGCCCCACCTCCATGGCGTGGCCGAAGGCAGCGGGGGACGCTGGGGGCCCGGCCAGTTTGGCGCTGGGGCAAGGAGCAAGTGCTGGGCTCGGCGCTGGGTATCGCTGCTCGGATTTGATCTGGAGCCGGTTAAACCGGTGCCCCCTGGAAAATTCGCTGTCCTGGCATGAGCTCACCAGTTTGGGATGCTGCCCACAGGCGCTGGGATGGGGGTACTCGATGCTTTGATGGGGACAGTGTGACCCGGACATGGCGGGAGTTGCAGCACTGACACTTTGCCTGGAGCTCATGTCCAGCATGCTCTGGGGGGGCCCATCCCAGGGCTCTGGCATGGCCCCGTTCCCAGCAGGCAAACTGGGGAAGCGCTGGTTCATCTGGCACTGTGGGAGGGAGAACTcgggctgcagcagcccctccTCCATGTCCCCATGTGTCCCCACCATGGTCCGCTGAGCACCGTAGATGCCACCCTGGAGCTccacagcagtgccctggcacgGGAAGCTTTCCTCGGGATAGCTCAGGTACTGATCCATGTCTAGAACCTCAGGGCCAGGACCCCCCATGCTCTCCAGGAAGACATTCTCGGTGATGCTGGGGGGGCGTGGGGAGAAGCCATGGCGCTGCAGGTTGGCCTCGGAGCCACCCAGGGGCTGCAGTGCTGTCCTGGCCGCGCCTGGCACGCTCACGTTCCCCACGCTCTTAAACCGTTGCACCCTGGGCACGGCCGGAGGCTTGGCCACCGTCCGGGCAGGGTCACTTGCCCGTCGCACGCCGTGCCGGGGCACCAGGTGGGCAGGGACGCTGCCCGGGTAGCCTGGGTGGTCATTGGAGCTGTGCCTTCTCAACAAGCCGTTGGCGATGCAGCGAGGTCCGGCGGGTGCGGGGTAGCCCCCGAGCATGCCACCGTGGCCACCTGTGGCCACCTGCTCCACACTGGGCAGTGGGGTGGGCGGGGGTCCGCCCGTGGCTGCGGCGTACTTGGCTTTGAGGCGGTAGCGCTGCGCCGGGGTGAGGTTGCCCACCCCCGGCAGCCCAACGCCGGCATCGCTGGATCGCCGTGACTCGTCCGGAGAGATGGGATCGTAGCCATCCCCTGGGCACGTCCCGCCGGGCATCGCTCCGGCCTCTCCACCCGGGCACGGCCCGGCCAGGTACGGGGACACCAGGGACGAGCGGCGGCTGACCGTGTAGGCAGAGCTCATGGTGCTGGTGCCGCTGCTCCGGCGCTCGCCCAGGGCCACcaggcccagctctgctgccgaCAGCTCAGCGATGCGCCGGTGCGAGGCTGGCGGTGGCACCGGGACACCGGGCACCTCCCCGGGCGGGCCTgggggagagaaggaggagTTACCCTGGAACACAGCGTGGTAAtgtcagagcagggacaggagccgcctccagagctgggatgtggcTCTTCCATGGTTAGAGCCTGCAAGGACAGGGAGCAGGTGGCAACAGAAGCTCATTTAGGTcagaaaaatcatggaatcgtggaatggtttgggttgggagggatcgtaaagatcacccagttccacccccCGCCACgagggcagggacacttccctctagaccagattgctccagcctggtctcagatgcttccagggatccaggggcagccacagcttctctgggcaccctacGCCAGGGCcttcccaccctcacagggaagaattccttccaatatcccacctaaccctgcccCCTTTTCCAATGTGAAGCTGTTCCCCTTAGCCCCGGCTCTCTAGGCCCTTGTCCAAAATCACTCTCTGGTTCTCTTGGAACCCCTCTAGGACTCTAAGGTTGCCCCACATTTTGGGGTGCACTTCTAACACCAGCAAGGCGTGGAAACCTCTGGCTGCCAACCACACCTCTCCACACACTTCCCATGGGACAGGTTCCACATCCCAGATGGGGAGGCACCCCGATCtcaccagctccagggatgggtgGCAGGTTCAGGCCCTTGGAAGCCGCAGGTTTCCTCAACTGCTTCAGTTTGTCGATGCGAAGGTTTTCCAGTTTGTGGAGGGCCATGAGCCCTGAGGTGCCCATGGGCTCCCCGGGCACCACGTCCTCCAGCGTGGACAGATCCTCGTAGCTGCCACCAGCATTTCCTGCCATCTCCACGCCGCTGTCGTTGTTGGTGGTGCTGCCCAAGGGCGAGTGGTCActgctgcaggaggactgcCCACCCGGGCTGGGCTGAGGCTTCTGGGGAGAACCAGAGCACGGCCAAGCGAAAGGGGGTCAGGTACCCAGGACACCCTTGGAATCACCatggaggctggaaaagcctctgagatcactgagtccaactaTTAACCCAATACTGCTGTGTTCACCaagtgtccccaagtgccacatcccagaATTTTTTGGACACTTcaccagggatggtgactccaccactgccttAGGTagcccattccagtgcctgAACACGAATAAATTTtctctaatatccaacctaagcctcccctggcacagtttgaggctgttttctcttgtcctatcacttggGGATGATCCCCCACCACcaacccctccctccttcctccactgcccctgcagctcctcaccAAGGCCAGCTCAGGCACAAGGAGTTTCCCATCATCCTTCCGAGCCTCGCTGGGGCCGTTTGTGTCCTTCTCCTGTTTCATATCCAggggggcactgggggtggGCAGTGCCCGGCCTGGCCCCACATCCCCTCGGTGCTTTTTGGTGACGTGGGCGTCGGGGCCGTGCACGGTCTTGACGTgtttcctgagggagctggggtccGTGTAGCGCTTGGTGCAGCCGGGGATCTTGCACACGTACGGCTTCTGCCCGGGAAAACCGGTGGGCGCAGAGGAGGGAGGGTGTCAGCTCCAACCACAGCCCCTTCCCCAAAAGTAACCCACCCCTCACCATCCCCTGGAGAGAGCTGAGGGTGGCATTAAAATGTGTGAGACTCCATGGAAggggcacggtgggtgctggggagagcccaggaaggcagaggaaggagggagcGGGGTAAAGAGACCCCAGGGGGAATGCTGGTGATATTTAGAGCACGAAAAGAGGGACTTGGGGCACACAGGGGCAAAACCGAGGGATGTGGGGAGTTCTCAGAGGACAGGAACGGTCTGGAAGCACACGGGGAGCCCTGGGTGGGGCCATACCTCATTGGAGTGGGTGCGGTTTTGGTGCTTGGCACGGTCGGAGGCATTGGAAAAGGCTTTGTTGCAGCCCTCGTGCTCACACACGTAGGGCTTCTCACCCGTGTGAGAGCGCAGGTGGGTCTTGAGGTTCTCCAGGCGGGAATAGGCTTTGTTACAGCCCTCGAACTGCGGCGGGGCAGGGTGGGACATGTCACACACGTCACCAGGCCCTGGAGCACGTCATCCCTCATCCCACACCCCTGTCACGTCTGCCATGGACACACATCTCACCTGCCCTCCTCAGGTGCATCCTCACACCGTGGCGCAGCCCTTCACCCCGGGGTTGTGCCACCTCGTTGTGCCCCTGTTCATGGCAGCCCCTCAGAGTGTCCCCAGGGGGAAACCCCAAACTGGGATTGACAGCAACACCCAGCTTCCCATCCTGATTAAATTCAGGAACATATTCCAAAGtatgggacagcactggggcaATAGGACTCTGGGTttagatgggatgttgggaagaaattcctccctgtgagggtggggaggccctggcacagggtgcccagagaagctgtggctgcccctggaactTTtcaagtgtccaaggtcaggttgaagggggtttggagcagcctgggacagtggaaggtgtccctgcccatggcagggggtgggatgggatgagccaGCCCAAAACTTTCCATGATTCATGAGCCCCATACCTGTACCCACCTGCTGCCCAACCCCTCTGTCACTCCACGACCCCACAGGCTCCAGCTGCTATACTTGTAGCCCTTCTCACACTCTACCCTGTCCCCCCTCATTTTCCCAGTTCACCCAACATTTTTGTAGAATTTCTGGCATCTCACCGTGCACTTGTGAGGTTTCTCGCCCGTGTGACGCCGCATGTGCACCACCAGCATGTACTGAGCCTTGAAGGGCCTCTGCTCCCGGGAACACGCTGCCCAGTGGCACACAAACTCCTTCTTCTCCCCATGGATGTGCTCATTGTTGATGTgctgaggagggaaaggagTGTCACTGGTGGCACTGGCGAGGGGGACAAGGGACGGGGAGATAGGGAATATCATAGGAGAAAGGGGTATGGAGGGATTGGAGAGGAGTGGTATGGCAGAAAGGGACAAAGAAGTGACTGGGATGGGAGAGAGGGACATAGACAGACTGGGATGAGAGAAAGGGACATAGAGGGACTGGGACGGCAGGTGGAGACACCAGAGTTTGGGGGAGAACAGGTCAGGTGGTGtttggaggaggcagagaaTGCAGGGGATGTTTGAGGGATACTCTGGGAGGACCAAGAGTGGCCAGAGGGGTCAAGGTGGTCCAAAGGATGGTCAGGGGGATACAGGAGAGTTGGAGGaaggaaagctggagaaaagAACGGAGTCTGGAAGCACCAGTGACTGAGGAGAACTGGGGGATGcacatccctcccttcccaggaGGGAACTTCCAGCATCGTGGTGAGTTCCCAGAGCGGGTGGATGGGAACTGGCAGCAGGACTCATGGGCTGATCCAGGGGGATATTGCCCAGCAGCCTGAGGGCAGTTTTAGGGTGGGAACACCTCGGCAGCCCCTGACTCACGTGCACCAGCTGCTCCTGTGTGTCAAACTCCTTGGCACAGCCATCCCAGTAGCAGTTGGTCTCATACACAGCCTCACACTCGGGTTTCCCGtcctccttctccagctcttcccGAACATCCAGCATGCCCAGCAAGGGGTCCTGGGGAAGCACGGACAGGTGAGCACTGCCAGGTGTGACCCCACAGGAGTGGTGCTGGGAGTGTGGGGATGTGAGGGGGATTCCATGGCCCGGGGTGTACCTGGGTGCCCGTGGACGCTGGGCTTGAGATGTCACCCTCAGACCGCTCCTCTGGGAATTTGGCACTCAGGGGGCTGCTCAGGCTCCactccagcttcagctgctgccGGGACAGGGGAATTGGGAGGCAGTCAGCATGGAGATGGCCACCAGAACACAACTTGCATGGATGCCCAGCTCACGTGGATATGTCTGACACAGATTCCCCTCTCCCACAGATCTCACTCACATTGATCCCCTCTCCCACGAATCCCCTCTCCCACAGACCCTCCCATGGATACCCCCCCCCATACCTGGCAGTGTTTAAGGGTCCCACGAGTGGGTGGGTGGTGCAGCAGCCCCGGCCGCGTGGGCAGCTCGTGGGAGCCGCAGGGGGGGGGAGGCGTGTACAGGTGGCCTTGGCCCTTCTGCTGTCCAGGTGGACTCTGGTACCCCAGGGATGGGCTGTGGAGAGCAGAGGGACAAGCAGGTGACAAGACTGAGGTCTGCTGAGCCAGGGATCCAAATAATCCCTTCCCCACCATCCcgccctgctcccagcactctCCAAGGTGGGAATGGACactcagctcccagccaggctcccACCTGCCAGGGGGCTAAGGGCAGGTGCCCACCTGATGGTGCTGATGGACAGGTGCCCATAGGAGCCGCCGGCGGAGGCACAGCGGGAGTTGATGAAGGCGACGAGGGAGTTGGGGGAGGTGCGGATCACGGTCTGCAGGTCGATGCTGGAGTCGGACAGCGGGGAGATGGACAGAGCCCGCTTCTTCCCCAGCTTCCCCGCACCGCGGGGCGTGGAGAACCGGGAGCCtgggagggcagagcagggggcaCTGCCCTCAGCATCGTCCTGGGGGGCTGGAGACACCCCAAGGACACACATCTGGTGTTCGGAGGCTGGAGGAGTGAGTGCCCTGAGTGTGTCAGTTCACTTCAGATTTAGAACAGAGAGACGCTTAACTCCTCTACAGAATTCCCCCCTCTGCCTCACAGCCCCCCAAAACCGGAGACTCACCATCACCAGGGTGCTCAGCTCCTGGTACCAGCCCATACCCACGGTGTCCGGGCTGATGGCACACGGGGAAATCAAGTCCTGGAGAAAGAAGGACAGGTGAGCTGGGTGTGGGAGACGGACCCCCGGAATACCCATGGCCTCGGGGGGTAGATCTGGAGCTTGGAGTCCCCACCATGACCCACCTGGTGGTCCCTGGGCGGTGGGGGCTGGTCCGTGGGGTGGGTGCAGGCAGCACTGCTCGCTGTAGCCGGCGGCCGGGGGTCCCGCGGGGTCGAACATGTCGCGGTGGGGCCCGGGGGTGTCTCAGGGGCACATCGGGGtggcggcggggcccggggggctgcggggcccGGCGCGGGGAccttggggggggggttgggtgAAGGGGTTGGGTGtggccgccagggggcgccgCAGCACGCGGGACCCCGCTCCCCGCGACTGGATTGAAACTAAaccagcagggatttggggatattttgaagaaattcctccctttGAGGGTGGGGAGGCGCTGGCACAGcgtgcccagagaagctgtggctgcccctggaactCTGGAAGCGTGCAAAGCCATGTTGGAcggagcttggagcaacctgggatagtgggaggtgtccctgcccatggcgaAGGGTCAGAATGTAACttcaaggttccttccaacccaaactattctgggattctatgaaaTGGAAAAGCGAGGCACAGCCGGAACCATTCCCGGGCCAAGGACCAGAGCCGGCTCCCTActcctcccttcccagggaTTCTCCAGCATCTGCAggtcccacccagccctgccttgcCCGTGGGTCCCCACCCTGCCCGCGggtccccaccctgccctgtcccacccACGCATCGCGCCCCTGCCAcggggctcagcccagcccaccGTCGATCCCTGCCTGTGGGGTCCTGCTCTGAGCCTGGTCCCGCCCCCAGCCAGGGCCACCATTCTGCCCCTAATCCACCACAACCCCCTGGTCACCATCCTGTCCCCCCACTTCATTCCCTCACGGTCCTTGTCCTGTCCCCCAACCCCATCTCCATCCAGGGCCACTATCCTGCACCCATCCATTCCTGCCCCCCTGGTCCATGTCCTGCCCCAAAGACCCCCGAGGGCTGACATGAGGATCAGGAGAAGCCACCACAGGAAGAGGCAGATGTGAGTGGCACTGGGAACAAGAGCTCCTGCCCCCTCAGCTTCCCCCTCTGAGATGCGGGGAATCGCCCCAGACAAGGGGTCTGGGGGAGTGGGAGCCCCTCACCCCGCTGGGAAAAGCGCTGGGTTGCGTTTGGAGCCGGGGGGGTGAGGGGGGTAGCAATTCTTCCGCATGAGTTGCCCCTTTGAAAACTCGTCTAGGGGCTTTGTGAGAGTGTCAGGCAGGAAGAATGGAGGGGGGGGCAGCGGGGCAGGCAGAGGGGAGGGGGCTGCCCAGAAAGGTGACGGAActgggggggaaaggggaaagagagaTGAGGAGGAAACAGGGGGCAGGGGGCAGAGAAGGGGGCTCTCACCTTCCCCCTGGGCCTGGGCCCCGCAGGAGAACTTGGGGAAACTTCCCATCTGCCCTCACCCTGCCAGGGCTAATGAGGTTTGCAAGCCCCTCCCCTAAAGTCTGTGGGGTTATGGGGTGACCCCAGCcctctgctgctcaggtgtGTGCACACAAACGCACACAGGGATGCATGACCCGACTCACCAGAGTGCACCTGGGAGGTGATGGGGGATTGGGATTCAGCAAACCCCCCCTCGCCCTCTTCACAACCATCACCTGAGATCCCCGGTTGCCCTCGTGAGCATCGGccctgtccccagtgcagcCTTGGAGCACAGGTTCACACACCTGCAGAGTGACCACCTTGTGCAGTCACACGGGACGTGTGTGACACCAGCACAGGTATGGCCACAggaacacacacagagctctgcatgTGCAGGTAAACACCCAGGGCACACGCAGAGTCACAGGATGGGCTGGCAGAGATCTTAAAACTCATGCCGTTCCACGAGCAGGGGCActttccactagcccaggttgctccaagacTCATCCAAACTGGCCTGGAAGACTTCCAGGCTTCCACAAGTGTGCCCAGAGTGTCACTGCACATGGGGAGCACACAGGTATAGCACGGGTCACGCTGTCCCCAGCTCAGCATCCCCGGAGTTTTCACACCACCTCCCTGCCCGGGGCTGTgtccccctttttccccctccagcaccccctgtgccagcactgggggGGCTCTGGCCCCCAGCTCCACCGAGGGTCCCGCTGTGCCGAGGCAGTGCTggatgcaggtggggagggatttCATGAGCAGAGCCAACCTGGCAAGGTGGGTGCCAGGTGGCATTTCCCCAATCCCCCACATCCCACCTCCAGCACCAACACACGAGAAGGAGTGGCTACACaacaccaaaaacaccccaaaaccaccgGTCTCAGCCACAGGACGCTCCCCCCAACCCACGGGGTCCACAGGGGCTCCCCAAACCACGGTGGCCCCCCGAGCCGAGGAGGCTGGATGGGGCCGGGAACGCTGGGAGCCAATGGGAAGCAATGGGAAGCAAGAGGAAGAAGCAATGGGAACCATCCGGCGTCTCGCCCACCGCCGCGCTCGCCTCCCCCGCCGGCCGCACACCGCCGCGGCCCACCCAAGTCGCAGCCTTTGGGCATAAATTTGAGAGCCAGGCGCAGGCGGGATGAGGGGAATCTTCCCTCGCTCTCCTCCTGCCAAGAAACTCAAACTGAAACAcattcctgctcctctctgccaAGAAAACCAGGAGCGCAGCCAGCGGCGGGAGCTCTcggagcagggctggctccagACGCCGAAACGCGGCGCGGGAGGGGGTCAGGGCTGGCcgccccccttccccccccagCTCCTCGCCTTTTATTTCCTGCAAACACAGCTAAAATCTGTCATCTGGCTCCAGTTTCCTGAGGACACTGGGGAACGGGGCcggggggagagggaaggagatggagaggaaggcacagagagagaaaggggaaCGGAGGGAACTAATGGGGGGTGGGATGTCGGGATGGTGACAGCGAGGAGTGGTGGGGGCAGAGAGACCCCAGCACGGATGAGTGGCTGGGCAGAGATGGGAAGGTGAGAAACAGACGTGGGCACTGATGGCCCTGGGAGAtcaaaagaggaggaggagaaggctgCAGCATCCCACCATAGGGCAGACCCCCACCACCATGGGGCGGACCCCCACCGCAGCTCCCCACCACACCCTGGACGGGACAGACCCCCGCTCCAGCACCCACGACAGCGCAGACCTCCACTCCTGCTCCCACCGGGAACGCTCCTGCTCCCCCCAAACCCACAGCCGTGGGCTGctcccacccagcccagcccccgGGGCTGACggggggggtccctgtgcccccagccccGGCAGGGTTAACCGGCCCGGAGCCCCACTGTGGAGGAATGTGATGTCAGGGCTGGATTAGCCCCCGCGGTCCCACAGCCGGGCCGCGCTGAGCTGTGTGTGGCACAATCCATCACCCGCCGGCACAGCCCCCGGCGTGGGGGGCCGGAGGGGCTCGGAGGGGGGGGGCTGTGTGCGGGGGGAAGCCACGCTGCTGTCAGCGCCTGGCTGAACACAcgtgttttctgtgtgtttgcatgTGTGCGTGGGCATTTGGGTTCATGTgggagtggtttttttttttggggacgACGTCAGGGTGGTGACTCCGGtgggggctgggagcagagacaCCCCAAAATCGAGGGGTGGTGGGAGAAGAGATACCCCAAAAGTGATGGGTGGTGGAGCTGGGgtggtgggaaggaaggagggagacaGATATAGCCCCTGGGaatgcagggacacagggatgtgtgtctgtgtgctcGTGTCTACGGATGTTTGGGATGTGCACCATGTGGGGAGCTACAGCACCTGATGGAAGGCCCGGTCACCCCAAATCTTCACTTAGAGAGGAGCAAGAGAGAGCTAGAGCAGAGAGAACAGGCAGACAGAGGAATGGGTGCAGTGGTGTGACAGGGGCCATGGTGGGGACACACCCTCGAAGACCCCTGTGCATCCTTTTATCAGGAGagcagggtctgtgctggggtAGGCAAACCCCTGAGTCCCCCACAGGCACCCCAAAACGCTCCCAATCCTAACCCCGACCTTAAACCTGGGCTGCAAGTCTCCTGGCTGGCAGGGATCTGCCAGGAGCCAATGCTCccttgtggcagcagcagcccgggACCATGGGACACATCCCAgctgctggccagggcaggGTCACTCCGATCCTCCCTCGTGCTGCACAGCCGCAGCACAGACCTGGAGATTCCCCACAGAACAAACACCTTTTCTCTGCCCTAGGAGCTCAGACCGAGCTGGGAACTGCTTCCCCTGACCCCACATCTTTCCAGACTCTGCCTGCGGCAGAAGCAACGTGTGGAACCCCCCGGCTGCCGCCCCCGACCCCCCCGTTAGGCCGGGCTTTagggccagccccagcccctccgCATGGGGCAGCTTAATCTGCCCAGGACCGCGGCTCCACAAAGCGCATCGCTTCAGGTTCAGGGGGTCTGAAAGGGGACGACTCAGGGTCATGATCCTGTGCTGGTGGGGGCTGCCAAGCTTGTTCCAAGGTGGTCCCTGGCCTGGAAAAGCTGAGGCAAGGAAGAACCAGCTTAACACCGGGGACAGGGGAGGCTTATACTGGTGTGGAGGGAAAGGCGCAGACACGTCACTGCCAGGACAGATTTGGGACATCCCAGACTCCAtcctccctctcccagccctgtgacACATCCTCATCCCCCACCCAATCCCAAAATTCTTCTCTGCCAATTTGCATCACTCCCAGGGAGGATCAGAATTCCCTCCCTAGCCCACCCACCCCTCCAGGTGTCCCCCAGCACTCCAGTGCCACATCTCAGGGGGCAAAACCATCTATCCCTCTCTCCCACGTGCACTCACACCCACCCAAGGCCATGCACTGACACGTCTCTGGACATGTTAACACACGCTGACACACGTGTGCTGCGAAGAGGGAAAGGCAGGCAGCCGGGCCCCACGTACCCAGGGCAGGGATAACCCATGGAGGGGGCTGCAGACTCCCTGGAAAGAAGGGATTCCCAGCTTTCCACCAGTGGAGCTGCTCAGGAAGCCGTGGCAGGCCAGGCAGGGGTGGGAGGGCTCCATAGGTGGTCCCCAGGCAGGCGAGCGACCCTCGCTGCATGTTGTTTGCTTTGGCCCCCAGCACATGCTACCCCCCAAATCACTCTCCTAAAGCCACTTCCCCTGCCTGCACCTTCCCCAGGCTGGAGGCTGGGTGGGGACAAGGTTTTGGGGTGGAGGTGAGGGGGGCAcgcacatggcagcagctgctgtaagGAATTTTTAtgcttccctcttcctccccagCGCTGGAGGGAAGCAACAACATGGAACATGTGGGACCCATAAAAGCCCAGCTCTGAGTCACGGCTGTGGGAGCCCCTGGCAGGCACCACTCCCTCCCATGGCATCAAGAATcgccccatcccagcacaggagggctggggacaTCCTGGACATCCTGCCATTCCCAGGGATCAAAGGTCAGACATGGCAAGACACGGCAAGTGGCAAAACCCATGACACTGAGACTGTTCCTACACCAACAACTCCATCCTGCAGGATTGCTCTGAGGATGGGAACAGGAGGATGTGCAGGACCCAGAGGGGACCTTGGCAC is from Cinclus cinclus chromosome 30, bCinCin1.1, whole genome shotgun sequence and encodes:
- the GLI1 gene encoding zinc finger protein GLI1; translation: MFDPAGPPAAGYSEQCCLHPPHGPAPTAQGPPGLDFPVCHQPGHRGYGLVPGAEHPGDGSRFSTPRGAGKLGKKRALSISPLSDSSIDLQTVIRTSPNSLVAFINSRCASAGGSYGHLSISTISPSLGYQSPPGQQKGQGHLYTPPPPCGSHELPTRPGLLHHPPTRGTLKHCQQLKLEWSLSSPLSAKFPEERSEGDISSPASTGTQDPLLGMLDVREELEKEDGKPECEAVYETNCYWDGCAKEFDTQEQLVHHINNEHIHGEKKEFVCHWAACSREQRPFKAQYMLVVHMRRHTGEKPHKCTFEGCNKAYSRLENLKTHLRSHTGEKPYVCEHEGCNKAFSNASDRAKHQNRTHSNEKPYVCKIPGCTKRYTDPSSLRKHVKTVHGPDAHVTKKHRGDVGPGRALPTPSAPLDMKQEKDTNGPSEARKDDGKLLVPELALKPQPSPGGQSSCSSDHSPLGSTTNNDSGVEMAGNAGGSYEDLSTLEDVVPGEPMGTSGLMALHKLENLRIDKLKQLRKPAASKGLNLPPIPGAGPPGEVPGVPVPPPASHRRIAELSAAELGLVALGERRSSGTSTMSSAYTVSRRSSLVSPYLAGPCPGGEAGAMPGGTCPGDGYDPISPDESRRSSDAGVGLPGVGNLTPAQRYRLKAKYAAATGGPPPTPLPSVEQVATGGHGGMLGGYPAPAGPRCIANGLLRRHSSNDHPGYPGSVPAHLVPRHGVRRASDPARTVAKPPAVPRVQRFKSVGNVSVPGAARTALQPLGGSEANLQRHGFSPRPPSITENVFLESMGGPGPEVLDMDQYLSYPEESFPCQGTAVELQGGIYGAQRTMVGTHGDMEEGLLQPEFSLPQCQMNQRFPSLPAGNGAMPEPWDGPPQSMLDMSSRQSVSAATPAMSGSHCPHQSIEYPHPSACGQHPKLVSSCQDSEFSRGHRFNRLQIKSEQRYPAPSPALAPCPSAKLAGPPASPAAFGHAMEVGPGGYPPTGPAPGGYMGIASPGARRAQTPTLQTKEVMVRNYVEAQQALMWGEQPPSKGSVARVGLGSEPGQCQAMLAPPCLSPRYCGYQPKPDHLQSLAEPQHLLSPPCFSPEMMPHPPGGPKPPGHQPSLSYPSSLAQPGHGYEGVDANARRLPRLPPTRPMPEGPGNLSLYYPGQGSHGQGGKGGHKLLGQGAASCGGSGHYGPEGLRGTSCYYLDSGEQVANSLDSLDLENTHLDFAAIVEDVETPAALPGPPSPAGGLLLSSSGGANMAVGDMSSMLSTLAGESHFLNSLS